The following are from one region of the Francisella opportunistica genome:
- the galU gene encoding UTP--glucose-1-phosphate uridylyltransferase GalU, protein MKIKKAVFPVAGWGTRFLPATKSCPKEMLTVVDKPLIQYAVEEAIEAGCKEIIFVTSSNKKSLEDHFDRNFELEYSLEKKQKYELLDLVKNIIPKDVSFFFVRQPEALGLGHAVLCAKPLVGIEDFAVILPDDLIYNHDCGTGTLKQMVKTVEGTDIRGCIATQQVKKEETDSYGIVAKDNDNLIKAIVEKPAPQKAPSTNAVVGRYLLPNKIFRCLESTSEGAGGEIQLTDAIAKLLDQDEKILSYEFKGTRYDCGSKLGFLIANYEIALQHKELGHKFKAYLQNR, encoded by the coding sequence ATGAAAATTAAAAAAGCAGTGTTTCCTGTGGCTGGATGGGGAACTAGATTCTTACCAGCAACTAAATCATGTCCTAAAGAAATGCTAACAGTTGTTGATAAGCCTTTAATCCAGTATGCTGTTGAAGAAGCTATAGAGGCAGGCTGTAAAGAGATAATATTTGTTACTAGCTCAAATAAAAAATCTCTAGAGGATCATTTTGATAGAAACTTTGAGTTAGAATATTCTTTGGAAAAAAAACAAAAGTATGAACTATTAGACTTAGTAAAAAATATAATTCCCAAAGATGTAAGTTTTTTCTTTGTGCGTCAGCCAGAAGCTCTAGGACTAGGCCACGCAGTTTTATGTGCAAAACCATTGGTTGGAATTGAAGATTTTGCCGTTATACTTCCTGATGATTTAATCTATAATCATGATTGTGGTACTGGTACGCTAAAGCAAATGGTTAAAACGGTAGAAGGCACTGACATTAGAGGCTGTATCGCAACCCAACAAGTTAAGAAAGAAGAAACAGATTCATATGGTATTGTTGCAAAAGATAATGATAACCTTATAAAAGCAATTGTTGAGAAACCAGCTCCACAAAAAGCACCATCAACTAATGCAGTTGTAGGCAGATACTTATTACCAAATAAGATTTTTAGGTGTTTAGAATCAACCTCAGAGGGCGCAGGTGGTGAGATTCAACTAACTGATGCAATCGCTAAATTATTAGATCAGGATGAGAAAATTTTATCTTATGAATTTAAAGGCACACGTTATGATTGTGGTAGTAAATTAGGTTTTTTAATTGCTAATTATGAGATAGCCTTACAGCATAAAGAGTTAGGTCATAAATTCAAAGCATATTTGCAAAATAGATAG
- a CDS encoding cation diffusion facilitator family transporter, with protein MSDNRYQISKKVTLVGMFINALLAISKTLIGIIGCSPALFADGIHSFSDLLSDFMVLFAAKYANKGEDHNHPYGHERLETLATLVLSGLLISIGFMIVYHSLGNLLSGEYVIPDKFTVYAAIFSILGNEFIYQYTMRAANKVDSDMLRANAWHSRSDMWSSVVVLIGLVGAFLGFAWMDAIAAFIVCLMIVKMGVKWGYSAVAELIDEGVDDQTRQDIKAIIAKTQGVEDFHYLRTRKMAGKIVLDVHILVDKFSTASEGHYIAEVVKSNIYHNIDNIKDITVHVDVTNHESGVIKQDNFEPSSVEILSKIKEIFAENNIDESVILNKKMSIYYLDDEILVDLYVKRSNDLKRLSKALSKISFKDYNICVTLYCNLANS; from the coding sequence ATGTCAGATAACAGATATCAAATTTCCAAAAAGGTTACTCTTGTTGGAATGTTTATAAATGCTTTGCTTGCTATATCTAAAACTTTAATAGGTATAATAGGGTGTTCACCAGCATTATTTGCTGATGGTATACATTCGTTTTCGGATCTTTTAAGTGATTTCATGGTTTTATTTGCAGCTAAGTATGCAAATAAAGGTGAAGACCATAATCACCCTTACGGACATGAGCGACTAGAGACTTTAGCAACACTGGTATTATCAGGATTGCTGATATCTATTGGTTTTATGATCGTGTATCATTCTCTAGGAAATTTGCTTAGTGGTGAGTATGTTATACCAGATAAATTTACTGTTTATGCGGCTATTTTCTCAATTTTAGGTAATGAATTTATTTACCAATATACAATGAGAGCTGCGAATAAGGTTGACTCTGATATGTTAAGAGCTAATGCTTGGCATAGTCGTTCTGATATGTGGTCTTCAGTAGTTGTATTAATCGGTTTAGTTGGAGCTTTTTTAGGCTTTGCTTGGATGGATGCTATAGCTGCATTCATCGTCTGCTTAATGATTGTCAAAATGGGAGTTAAATGGGGTTATTCAGCGGTAGCAGAACTTATAGATGAAGGAGTTGATGATCAAACGCGTCAAGATATCAAAGCAATAATTGCAAAAACTCAAGGTGTTGAAGACTTTCATTATCTTCGCACTAGAAAAATGGCAGGAAAAATTGTCCTAGATGTACATATCTTAGTAGATAAGTTTAGCACTGCCTCAGAAGGTCACTATATCGCTGAGGTAGTTAAAAGTAATATTTATCATAATATTGATAACATAAAAGATATAACAGTGCATGTAGATGTTACAAACCATGAAAGTGGAGTTATTAAACAAGATAATTTTGAGCCTTCTAGTGTTGAAATATTAAGTAAAATAAAAGAGATTTTTGCTGAAAATAATATTGATGAAAGTGTTATTTTAAATAAAAAGATGTCGATATATTATTTGGATGATGAGATTTTGGTAGATCTGTATGTTAAAAGGTCTAATGATTTAAAAAGGCTCTCAAAGGCATTGAGTAAAATTTCGTTTAAGGATTATAATATCTGTGTCACATTATATTGTAACCTAGCTAATAGCTAA
- a CDS encoding HXXEE domain-containing protein, whose translation MIKDGISSVQKYLKKVYVMLDYLARNQNWAKITPWAGILFSILLFTNFSVYDPHFWGLINIPLYLFHQTEEHYVPGGFKNFMNRVVMALPVSQEKLTDIKIFWINILMVWLAFAIFGILSFINLGFGLLIIIFSIINCLTHIAEGFKHKSWNPGLVMASIQFMLSLFAAYYVTAHGLDNPIAWWLGTFIFSIVAHILLFNLVMTRD comes from the coding sequence TTGATAAAAGATGGTATATCATCGGTACAAAAGTATCTTAAGAAAGTTTATGTGATGTTAGATTATTTGGCGAGAAATCAAAATTGGGCAAAAATTACGCCATGGGCTGGTATACTATTTTCGATATTATTATTTACTAATTTTTCTGTATATGATCCACATTTTTGGGGTTTGATTAATATTCCGTTATATCTGTTTCATCAAACTGAAGAGCACTATGTTCCTGGTGGTTTTAAAAATTTTATGAATCGTGTAGTTATGGCATTACCAGTAAGTCAAGAGAAACTAACAGATATTAAGATCTTTTGGATAAACATCCTTATGGTATGGCTTGCATTTGCGATTTTTGGTATTTTGAGCTTTATTAATTTAGGCTTTGGCTTATTGATTATAATTTTTAGTATTATCAATTGCCTGACACATATTGCTGAAGGATTTAAGCATAAAAGTTGGAATCCAGGTTTAGTAATGGCAAGTATACAGTTTATGTTATCTTTATTTGCAGCATATTATGTTACAGCTCATGGTTTAGATAATCCTATAGCATGGTGGTTAGGCACTTTCATATTTTCAATAGTTGCACATATTCTATTATTTAATTTAGTTATGACTAGAGATTAG